In a single window of the Anaerocolumna cellulosilytica genome:
- a CDS encoding RHS repeat-associated core domain-containing protein has translation MNNPLSLNLYTYCYNNPLIYIDPTGNAAKDFFTGLANALDDNLTGGALNWLVSKMLKVNHDYRYESGVDFIQAVL, from the coding sequence GTGAACAATCCACTTTCCCTGAATCTGTATACGTATTGCTATAATAATCCACTAATCTATATAGACCCTACAGGAAATGCAGCGAAAGATTTCTTTACAGGGCTTGCTAATGCTTTGGACGATAATTTAACAGGCGGAGCCTTGAACTGGCTAGTCAGTAAAATGCTAAAGGTGAATCATGATTATCGCTATGAAAGTGGAGTAGATTTTATACAGGCCGTGTTGTAG
- a CDS encoding WapI family immunity protein, whose translation MPKIVNKEKNVILELNLLNNTYLDIDFLREDFENWIPFDLALYVENEIYRYPPENGATFTLYELRNLITQLNKIIILKKEKLEIEKYLFSSFEGYFDLILYDPLEEDALSLEVWINMGTLTEGKSYGYNKGFQFDAEIKQVKEFTKQLTEQFNKIRSETERNK comes from the coding sequence ATGCCTAAGATTGTAAATAAAGAAAAAAATGTTATACTTGAATTAAATTTATTAAATAATACTTATCTGGATATAGACTTTTTAAGAGAAGACTTTGAGAATTGGATACCTTTTGATTTGGCTCTATATGTTGAAAATGAGATTTACAGATACCCTCCAGAAAATGGTGCTACTTTTACACTTTATGAATTAAGGAATTTGATTACTCAATTAAATAAAATTATAATATTAAAAAAAGAAAAGTTGGAAATTGAAAAGTATTTATTTAGTAGTTTTGAAGGTTATTTTGACTTGATTTTATATGATCCATTGGAAGAAGATGCACTTAGTCTTGAAGTATGGATTAATATGGGCACATTAACAGAAGGAAAATCCTATGGGTATAACAAAGGGTTTCAATTTGATGCGGAAATAAAGCAAGTTAAAGAATTTACAAAACAACTTACAGAACAGTTTAACAAAATACGGAGTGAGACAGAAAGAAACAAATAA
- a CDS encoding RHS repeat-associated core domain-containing protein — protein MGNKTVYTYDLRGNRLTVSSDWFHLDLVDTGYTYDLQNRLKTVTKGSALTIMETANPQTEGKTVTGSALEVSKKDVSLIAAEDERTSEIKTITGSAIYTAQGVKTTTMEYYADGLRAGKYTEAGSDLYVYDLSGYLVAEAKNAATITANYVWGPDRVLSKKETGGGEYYYLYNGHGDVVQIVDRNGNVVNNYKYDEWGNILESTETISNPFKYAGEIYDEETGLYYLRARYYDPALGRFLNEDSVEGQVNNPLSLNLYTYCYNNPLIYIDPTGNTAKDFFTGLANALDDNLTGGALNWLVSKMLKVNHDYRYESGVDYYTGRVVGDVLSMLGGSGSIVSGIGTIVTSITGGGAITVSSGGTLVLGGGAIVVEGVIAGTAQVTYGGLVIATASGNFNNDVNNLKKAYSAQNSINNVLSGAAETTSSKGVARNYEKSGGYNQTLRDFDSLNPINVKNIQTQYGLGKVGKLSDGTTVVARPGSKTGGPTLEITVSNNKVYKIRY, from the coding sequence GTGGGCAATAAAACAGTATATACCTATGATTTACGCGGAAACCGTTTGACGGTAAGCAGTGACTGGTTTCACCTTGACCTTGTAGATACCGGCTATACCTATGATTTGCAAAATAGATTAAAAACAGTTACAAAAGGCAGTGCCTTAACTATTATGGAGACTGCTAATCCGCAGACAGAAGGGAAGACAGTAACAGGTTCTGCACTGGAAGTTTCTAAAAAGGATGTTTCACTCATAGCTGCTGAGGATGAAAGGACATCTGAGATAAAGACAATAACAGGCTCTGCCATATATACGGCTCAGGGAGTTAAGACAACGACCATGGAATATTATGCAGACGGCTTAAGAGCAGGGAAATATACCGAAGCCGGTTCTGATTTGTATGTCTATGACCTGTCAGGCTATCTGGTGGCAGAGGCCAAAAATGCAGCCACTATTACGGCAAACTATGTATGGGGACCGGACAGAGTTCTTTCCAAAAAGGAAACCGGCGGAGGAGAATATTATTATCTGTATAATGGACATGGAGATGTAGTCCAGATAGTTGACAGAAACGGAAATGTGGTTAATAATTATAAATATGACGAGTGGGGAAATATTCTGGAGAGTACTGAAACCATAAGCAATCCCTTTAAGTATGCCGGAGAGATATATGATGAAGAAACAGGCTTGTATTACTTAAGAGCCAGATATTATGACCCGGCTTTGGGAAGGTTTCTTAATGAAGACAGTGTAGAGGGTCAGGTGAACAATCCTCTTTCCCTGAATCTGTATACGTATTGCTATAATAACCCACTAATCTATATAGACCCTACAGGAAATACAGCGAAAGATTTCTTTACAGGGCTTGCTAATGCTTTGGACGATAATTTAACAGGCGGAGCCTTGAACTGGCTAGTCAGTAAAATGCTAAAGGTGAATCATGATTATCGTTATGAAAGTGGAGTAGATTATTATACAGGCCGTGTTGTAGGTGATGTCTTATCTATGCTTGGAGGAAGCGGCTCTATTGTTAGCGGCATAGGAACCATTGTAACCTCAATAACAGGAGGGGGAGCTATCACAGTTTCTTCCGGCGGAACTCTTGTTTTAGGCGGCGGAGCTATTGTTGTAGAAGGAGTTATAGCTGGAACAGCTCAGGTTACATATGGTGGATTAGTCATAGCAACAGCATCTGGAAATTTTAATAATGACGTTAATAATCTGAAAAAGGCCTACTCCGCTCAGAATTCAATAAATAATGTCCTTAGTGGAGCAGCTGAAACTACAAGCAGTAAAGGTGTTGCGAGAAATTATGAAAAATCGGGAGGTTATAATCAAACATTAAGAGACTTTGATAGTCTTAACCCAATAAACGTAAAAAACATTCAAACACAATACGGTCTAGGAAAAGTAGGTAAGCTAAGTGATGGAACAACAGTTGTTGCAAGGCCAGGTAGTAAAACGGGTGGACCAACTCTGGAAATAACTGTATCAAATAATAAAGTATATAAAATAAGATATTAA